A portion of the Anaerolineae bacterium genome contains these proteins:
- a CDS encoding radical SAM protein, producing the protein MVNISLGTAIALGLKLGKVAHPPTTAYLMLGGKCLRDCAFCSQARSSNAKPYSLSRISWPPFPEETVISRLEALGSLGPFKRICLQVTHSPGAFQKTVRLVRKLRERTPLPVDAAFLPQNFREVQILFEAGLDHLGFGLDAASERVFARVKGPGWGKALSLIEETAYKYPGRAAVHLIVGLGETEEEMIRMIQKMHDLGVITGLFAFTPLAGTRMENSPPPPLASYRRIQIARYLIVQNLVRAEELSFSRDGKLMAFPPFDLEVLSSGEAFRTSGCPDCNRPYYNERPSGPLYNFPYPPSPAETRRAIMEAGIWPKAGGL; encoded by the coding sequence ATGGTTAATATCTCCTTGGGAACGGCCATAGCTCTGGGATTGAAACTGGGTAAAGTGGCTCACCCCCCTACTACCGCTTACCTGATGCTGGGGGGCAAATGCCTGAGAGATTGCGCTTTTTGCTCGCAAGCCCGAAGCAGCAACGCTAAGCCCTATTCCCTTTCACGAATTTCCTGGCCCCCTTTCCCAGAAGAAACAGTAATTTCCAGACTTGAAGCCCTGGGTTCTCTCGGCCCCTTTAAGAGGATATGCCTTCAGGTCACCCACTCCCCCGGAGCTTTCCAGAAAACCGTGAGGCTGGTCCGTAAACTGAGGGAAAGGACTCCTCTGCCTGTAGATGCTGCTTTCCTCCCGCAGAACTTCAGGGAAGTTCAGATCCTGTTCGAGGCCGGCCTTGACCATCTAGGCTTTGGCCTGGATGCTGCCTCCGAAAGAGTCTTCGCCCGGGTCAAAGGGCCTGGCTGGGGAAAAGCCCTTAGCCTTATAGAAGAAACAGCTTACAAATACCCCGGTCGGGCAGCTGTTCACCTTATCGTGGGCCTGGGCGAGACAGAAGAAGAAATGATCCGGATGATTCAGAAGATGCATGACCTGGGCGTAATTACAGGACTTTTCGCCTTTACCCCTCTGGCTGGAACAAGGATGGAAAACTCACCACCCCCTCCCCTCGCTTCCTACAGACGCATCCAGATAGCCCGTTATCTCATAGTCCAAAATCTGGTCCGGGCTGAGGAGCTTTCCTTCTCCAGGGATGGCAAATTAATGGCTTTCCCTCCATTTGACCTGGAAGTTCTTTCCAGCGGTGAAGCCTTCCGAACTTCAGGCTGCCCCGATTGCAACCGTCCCTACTACAACGAACGCCCATCAGGCCCCCTATACAACTTTCCTTACCCCCCGTCCCCGGCTGAAACTCGCCGCGCTATAATGGAGGCAGGCATATGGCCGAAAGCTGGCGGCTTGTAG
- the gyrB gene encoding DNA topoisomerase (ATP-hydrolyzing) subunit B, with amino-acid sequence MLKYNPGNAQGREDKLDWREYDASKIQVLEGLEAVRRRPGMYIGSTDIRGLHHLIYEVVDNAVDEALAGFCTHIEVTILPDSSVRVVDNGRGIPVDIHPQTGKPALEVVMTTLHAGAKFGTGSYKVASGLHGVGVSAVNALSEWLEVEVKRGGFIYHQRYERGKPVTPVRKVGRTKDSATGTTVHFLPDKEVFREINYKFETLAQRFREMAFLTKGLTIKFRDERTDQEMTFYFEGGILSFIRYLNKNRKPLHPPFYVEKTVNGTLVEIALQYTDEFSESVFTFANNINTVDGGTHLTGFRSALTRTLNEYARKQGLLKESDPNLTGEDVREGLTAIVSVKLPEPQFESQTKAKLGNPEVKSQVEAVMSEAFSRWLEENPRGARAIVEKCLTTFRAREAARKARDLVIRKSVLESMTLPGKLADCSLRDPAQTELFIVEGDSAGGSAKQARDRRFQAILPIRGKILNVEKARLDKILENNEVKAIITALGTGVGEQFNIENLRYGRIILLCDADVDGAHIRTLLLTLFYRYLPQIIERGHLYIAQPPLYRIQVGKEHYYAYNEEEKEKLIQKFKGKVTNIQRYKGLGEMNPEQLWDTTLNPEKRTLLQVTIEDAASADRTFSILMGSSVPPRRRFIQTHARKVRNLDI; translated from the coding sequence ATGCTAAAATATAACCCGGGAAACGCTCAGGGGAGGGAAGATAAATTGGACTGGCGAGAATACGATGCTTCCAAGATTCAGGTTCTGGAAGGGCTAGAAGCTGTCCGCCGGCGTCCGGGAATGTACATAGGCTCAACGGACATCCGGGGCCTTCATCACCTCATCTATGAAGTGGTGGATAACGCAGTGGATGAGGCCCTGGCCGGCTTCTGCACCCACATTGAAGTCACCATCCTCCCCGATAGCTCCGTGAGGGTGGTGGACAACGGTCGTGGAATCCCTGTGGACATCCACCCTCAGACGGGGAAACCTGCTCTGGAAGTGGTCATGACTACCCTTCATGCTGGAGCTAAATTCGGGACCGGGAGCTATAAAGTGGCTTCGGGCCTCCACGGCGTTGGAGTATCTGCTGTAAATGCCCTTTCCGAATGGCTGGAAGTGGAAGTTAAAAGAGGGGGGTTCATCTACCACCAGCGCTACGAGCGGGGAAAGCCTGTGACCCCGGTAAGGAAAGTGGGCCGCACTAAGGACAGCGCCACGGGCACTACTGTCCACTTCCTGCCCGACAAAGAAGTCTTCCGGGAGATAAACTACAAATTTGAGACCCTGGCTCAAAGGTTCCGGGAAATGGCTTTCCTGACTAAGGGCTTGACTATAAAATTCCGGGATGAGCGGACGGACCAGGAAATGACCTTCTACTTCGAGGGCGGTATCCTGTCCTTCATCCGTTATCTCAACAAGAACCGCAAACCCCTCCACCCTCCCTTCTATGTGGAAAAAACCGTGAACGGGACACTGGTAGAGATTGCTCTCCAGTATACCGATGAGTTTTCAGAGTCGGTTTTCACTTTCGCCAACAACATAAATACGGTGGATGGCGGCACCCACCTCACAGGTTTCCGTTCTGCTCTCACCCGAACCCTCAACGAGTATGCCCGCAAACAGGGCTTGCTCAAAGAAAGTGACCCCAACCTTACAGGGGAAGACGTGAGGGAAGGGCTTACGGCAATCGTGAGCGTGAAACTTCCGGAACCTCAGTTTGAAAGCCAGACCAAAGCCAAGCTGGGGAACCCCGAAGTCAAAAGCCAGGTAGAAGCCGTAATGAGCGAGGCTTTCTCCAGGTGGCTTGAAGAGAACCCCAGGGGAGCCAGAGCCATCGTTGAAAAATGCCTGACCACATTCAGAGCCCGTGAAGCAGCCCGCAAAGCCAGGGACTTGGTCATCCGCAAAAGCGTGCTGGAAAGCATGACCCTTCCCGGCAAACTGGCTGATTGTTCCCTGAGGGATCCAGCTCAGACCGAGCTCTTCATAGTGGAAGGCGATTCCGCCGGAGGGTCAGCAAAGCAAGCACGAGACAGACGCTTCCAGGCTATACTCCCCATCCGGGGGAAAATCCTTAACGTGGAAAAAGCCCGGCTGGACAAAATCCTTGAGAACAACGAAGTCAAAGCCATAATCACAGCCCTGGGCACAGGGGTGGGGGAACAATTCAACATAGAAAACCTCCGCTACGGCCGAATAATCCTTCTCTGCGATGCCGACGTAGACGGCGCTCACATTCGCACCCTGCTTCTGACCCTGTTCTACCGCTACCTTCCACAAATCATTGAGCGGGGCCATCTCTACATAGCACAACCCCCTCTTTATCGTATCCAGGTAGGCAAGGAGCACTATTATGCCTACAATGAGGAGGAGAAAGAGAAGCTCATCCAAAAGTTCAAAGGGAAAGTAACTAACATCCAGCGCTACAAGGGCCTGGGGGAAATGAACCCGGAACAGTTGTGGGATACCACTCTAAATCCTGAGAAGCGCACCCTCTTACAGGTAACCATAGAAGATGCTGCCTCCGCCGACCGAACTTTCAGCATTTTGATGGGCTCCAGTGTTCCCCCACGCCGTCGTTTCATCCAAACTCATGCCCGTAAAGTGCGAAATCTGGATATATAA
- a CDS encoding glycosyltransferase family 4 protein, giving the protein MPVNYVLDLRIANEHFPGIGRYGINLAWKIPKFLEKDERLVLIRDPGHCSFPFPSGDKVETFDIPSTPFSLAQQWLIPLALKNLKPCLYHSLYYVMPYRPATVTLLTVYDLIPLLYPQSVSLRARLLFRYLFLLALSSSSGIIVVSNTTLNDLKARFKIGGKGLAMIPLAADPAFQPCLPHEREAVRLKYKLPERFILFVGSHKPHKNLENLLKAFARTRARTNAILAIAGPGSRNSWRLRALAQKLGLENSVRWLGRVPDDDLPALYSASAAFVFPSLYEGFGLPVLEAMSCSAPVICSDIPALREVAGEAAFYFNPLSPDSIAQAIDTVMENQELRKDLTERGLARAAMFSWDKSAHQTIAFYRKILG; this is encoded by the coding sequence TTGCCTGTTAATTACGTGCTGGACCTGCGCATCGCTAATGAACACTTTCCTGGAATAGGACGGTATGGCATCAATCTGGCCTGGAAGATCCCAAAGTTCCTGGAAAAAGACGAGCGCCTGGTGCTCATCCGCGATCCTGGTCACTGCTCTTTCCCATTCCCTTCCGGGGATAAGGTGGAAACCTTTGACATTCCGAGCACTCCCTTTTCCCTCGCCCAGCAGTGGCTCATACCTCTGGCCCTGAAAAACCTGAAACCCTGCCTTTACCATAGTCTTTACTACGTAATGCCCTATAGGCCAGCTACCGTCACCCTCCTGACCGTTTACGATTTAATTCCCCTGCTTTATCCCCAGAGCGTCTCTCTTAGGGCGAGGCTCCTTTTCCGCTACCTCTTCCTTCTGGCTCTTTCTTCTTCCTCCGGAATTATCGTTGTATCCAATACCACCCTCAATGACCTTAAAGCTCGCTTCAAGATTGGCGGCAAGGGATTGGCAATGATCCCCCTTGCTGCTGACCCCGCCTTTCAGCCATGCCTCCCGCATGAAAGGGAGGCAGTTCGCCTCAAATACAAATTGCCGGAGCGTTTCATCCTTTTCGTAGGGAGCCACAAGCCTCACAAGAACCTTGAAAACCTCCTGAAAGCTTTTGCCCGAACGAGGGCGCGCACAAACGCAATTTTAGCGATAGCCGGTCCCGGGAGCCGTAACTCCTGGAGGTTAAGAGCCTTAGCCCAGAAATTGGGGCTGGAAAACTCCGTTCGCTGGCTCGGTCGCGTGCCCGATGACGACCTTCCAGCCCTCTACTCGGCTTCCGCTGCTTTTGTTTTTCCATCCCTCTATGAAGGCTTTGGCCTTCCGGTCCTGGAGGCCATGAGCTGTAGTGCTCCCGTAATTTGTTCGGACATCCCGGCTCTCAGAGAAGTGGCAGGGGAAGCTGCTTTCTACTTCAACCCACTTTCGCCCGATTCCATCGCCCAGGCCATTGATACGGTTATGGAAAATCAGGAGCTCCGAAAGGATTTAACAGAAAGGGGGCTTGCCAGGGCTGCCATGTTCTCGTGGGATAAATCAGCTCACCAGACCATTGCTTTTTACAGAAAAATCCTCGGATAA
- a CDS encoding glycosyltransferase family 2 protein — MLAVIIVSYNVRQYLERCLESVLADFMASGVKGAIWVFDNASSDGSQSMIKERYPQVKLHAHETNVGFAAANNFVMRELLASPSPPDYFFLLNPDTEVLPGTIGVLREFMEENPGVAVASPKLLNPDGSLQPSAFRFPGLIQTFFDFFPLHPRLYSSLLNGRYPGFLYRRGKPFSIDHPLGAAMLVRRKAVEEVGLMDESFFIYCEEIDWCLRFKKAGWLIYCVPQASVIHYIARSTSHFPQRAMIELWKSRYRFYSKHKGPWFLRAFRKLVKIGLEFRAMTDSRLARKGFISREELSTRLDTYRAIKETLGL, encoded by the coding sequence ATGCTTGCCGTCATAATTGTAAGCTATAACGTTCGTCAATACCTCGAGCGTTGTCTTGAATCGGTGCTGGCGGATTTCATGGCTTCCGGAGTGAAAGGAGCCATCTGGGTTTTTGACAATGCTTCGTCTGACGGAAGCCAGAGCATGATAAAGGAAAGATACCCCCAGGTCAAACTCCATGCCCATGAAACTAATGTGGGATTCGCCGCGGCCAATAACTTTGTAATGCGAGAACTCTTAGCTTCCCCATCCCCTCCCGATTATTTTTTCCTCCTTAATCCCGATACAGAGGTTCTCCCGGGAACAATCGGAGTGCTTCGGGAATTCATGGAGGAGAACCCAGGGGTGGCAGTAGCAAGTCCGAAGCTCCTGAACCCTGATGGCTCTCTGCAACCCTCAGCTTTCAGATTTCCGGGGCTTATCCAGACCTTTTTTGACTTTTTCCCCCTTCACCCTCGTCTTTACTCTTCTCTTCTGAATGGCCGTTACCCGGGCTTCCTCTACCGCAGGGGTAAACCTTTTTCCATAGACCACCCTTTGGGAGCTGCCATGCTGGTCCGCCGAAAAGCCGTAGAAGAAGTGGGCCTCATGGATGAAAGCTTCTTTATCTATTGCGAGGAGATTGACTGGTGTTTGCGGTTCAAAAAAGCTGGCTGGCTTATCTACTGTGTTCCCCAGGCCAGTGTAATTCACTACATTGCCAGAAGCACATCCCATTTTCCCCAGAGAGCGATGATAGAGCTCTGGAAAAGCCGCTACCGGTTTTACTCCAAGCACAAAGGGCCGTGGTTTCTCAGAGCTTTCCGCAAACTGGTGAAAATAGGGTTAGAGTTCAGGGCTATGACAGATTCAAGGCTGGCGAGGAAAGGTTTTATATCCCGGGAAGAACTCAGCACACGCCTGGATACATATAGAGCAATAAAGGAAACCTTGGGCTTATGA
- a CDS encoding glycosyltransferase family 2 protein: MKGITALVLTLNEEKNIEECLQTLLWADKLIVLDSGSSDRTVEIAWRMGAEVFFHPFQNYADQRNFALQLVQTDWVLFIDADERVTPELAQEIREAVEKESICGWWIPRKNYICGRWVRHGGWYPDYQLRLLRPEKAHYDSAWEVHEIVVVEGGTGYLRHHIIHYNYRTWPEFIARQKVYLPLEVRTLRKRGIKAKPWSPFSMPLREFWRRYFKLEGYKDGLYGLILALAMAFYTMLAYTQLFLSSFRLKEPRA; encoded by the coding sequence ATGAAGGGGATAACGGCTTTGGTGCTAACCTTAAACGAGGAGAAAAACATAGAGGAATGCCTCCAAACCCTCCTGTGGGCCGATAAACTCATCGTGCTGGATTCTGGAAGCTCTGATCGCACGGTGGAAATTGCCTGGAGGATGGGGGCAGAGGTTTTCTTTCACCCTTTCCAGAACTATGCAGACCAACGTAATTTTGCCCTCCAGCTGGTTCAAACAGATTGGGTTCTTTTTATAGATGCCGATGAAAGGGTGACGCCGGAGTTAGCTCAGGAGATAAGGGAAGCGGTGGAAAAGGAAAGCATTTGCGGATGGTGGATACCCCGAAAAAATTACATCTGCGGCCGGTGGGTCCGGCACGGGGGCTGGTATCCTGATTACCAGCTTCGTCTCCTGCGCCCTGAAAAAGCTCACTACGATTCCGCTTGGGAGGTCCATGAAATTGTAGTGGTTGAAGGGGGAACCGGCTACCTCCGCCACCACATTATCCACTATAACTACAGGACATGGCCGGAATTCATCGCTCGTCAGAAAGTTTACCTCCCCCTTGAGGTAAGGACATTGCGGAAACGAGGTATAAAGGCAAAACCCTGGAGCCCTTTTTCAATGCCTCTCAGGGAATTCTGGAGGCGATATTTCAAACTTGAGGGATATAAAGACGGCCTTTATGGCTTAATTTTGGCCTTGGCTATGGCCTTCTATACAATGCTGGCTTACACTCAACTCTTTCTTTCATCCTTCAGGTTAAAAGAGCCACGGGCCTGA
- a CDS encoding glycosyltransferase family 4 protein: MRVLMVSKACVFKVYRKKLEELAKLGVEMFLVVPRYWRDERGILPLEEGEENYKMLVDDLIFNGNYHLHFYLRLPFHLRKIQPKLVHIDEEPYNLATFQAMVLARKLGARALFFTWQNLYRRYPPPFSWFERYNYHQSSWAIAGNQEAMEVLRRKGYQKSISLIPQFGVDEDIFKPDPARERGQPFIVGYAGRLVEEKGVHLLLRAMARIGGEWELFILGTGPKRRELEELALSLGLSQRTHFLSFLPSSQLPGFYRQLDLLVLPSITKPNWKEQFGRVLIEAMACGVPVIGSTCGEIPNVIGDAGLVFPEGDEEALRESILKLMNDEGLRLYLARKGRERVLERFTQKAVARQTFEVYNKILGGV, encoded by the coding sequence ATGCGTGTCCTGATGGTTTCCAAAGCCTGTGTCTTCAAAGTTTACCGGAAAAAACTGGAGGAACTGGCGAAATTAGGAGTTGAAATGTTCCTGGTAGTTCCTCGCTACTGGCGCGATGAGAGAGGGATTCTGCCCCTTGAAGAGGGGGAAGAAAATTACAAAATGCTCGTGGATGACTTGATTTTTAACGGGAATTACCATCTCCACTTTTACCTGCGCCTGCCCTTCCACCTGCGGAAAATCCAACCAAAACTGGTCCACATTGACGAGGAGCCATACAATCTGGCCACTTTCCAAGCCATGGTGCTGGCCAGAAAATTGGGAGCCAGAGCTCTATTTTTCACCTGGCAGAACCTCTACCGCCGCTACCCTCCGCCCTTCTCCTGGTTTGAACGATACAATTACCACCAATCCTCCTGGGCCATCGCCGGAAACCAGGAGGCTATGGAAGTGCTGAGGCGCAAGGGATACCAGAAGAGCATAAGCTTGATCCCACAATTTGGAGTGGATGAGGATATTTTTAAGCCTGATCCTGCCCGGGAAAGAGGCCAACCCTTTATCGTGGGTTATGCAGGAAGGCTTGTAGAAGAAAAGGGGGTTCACCTGCTCCTTAGAGCCATGGCCAGAATCGGCGGAGAGTGGGAACTTTTTATCCTGGGCACAGGGCCAAAACGCCGGGAGTTAGAAGAGCTCGCTCTTAGCCTCGGACTATCCCAGCGCACCCATTTCTTAAGCTTCCTCCCTTCTTCTCAGCTACCCGGCTTCTACCGCCAGCTTGATCTCCTTGTATTGCCATCCATAACGAAACCCAACTGGAAGGAACAGTTCGGGCGGGTTTTGATAGAGGCGATGGCCTGCGGAGTTCCGGTCATAGGTTCCACCTGCGGAGAAATACCCAACGTCATAGGGGATGCTGGCCTCGTGTTTCCCGAAGGGGATGAGGAAGCTCTCCGGGAATCCATCCTAAAGCTTATGAACGATGAGGGGCTGCGCCTTTACCTGGCTCGGAAAGGACGAGAAAGGGTTCTGGAAAGGTTTACTCAGAAAGCTGTAGCCCGTCAAACTTTTGAGGTTTACAATAAAATCCTTGGAGGAGTTTAG
- the mtaB gene encoding tRNA (N(6)-L-threonylcarbamoyladenosine(37)-C(2))-methylthiotransferase MtaB, with translation MKVFLTFLGCKTNRSEQEAWEREFVALGHEISSPEEADFIVINTCTVTSAASHKSRQLIRRMHRLNPAAKIVVTGCYAEIAREEINSIEGVSLVVKNSEKEFLPQILVGARAPWAPPLSPSPGATRAFVKVQDGCNNYCTYCIIRVARGRERSRPLSEVVEEVKRLAEAGYKEVVLTGIHLGGYGCDLGVDLASLIKAVLEETPIQRLRLSSIEPWDIPPGFFSLWQDRRLCRHLHLPLQSGCDETLKRMGRRYTAAQYAHLVEEARSWIPDLAVTTDVMVGFPGETWEEFRQSLEFIKKMEFARIHVFPYSPRPGTPAAAMKGQVSGKIKREREKLVAEVGKESERAFQSRFLGRTMEVLWETPEHREGKFLCSGLTDNYIRVFAFSPCPLSNVITPVRLVALGEEKGPDSEGPERGVWGVLEGVPALKEMACVS, from the coding sequence ATGAAAGTTTTCCTTACTTTCTTAGGGTGCAAAACCAACAGGAGCGAGCAGGAGGCCTGGGAGCGGGAATTTGTAGCTCTGGGGCATGAGATTTCTTCTCCTGAAGAGGCCGACTTTATCGTAATCAACACCTGCACTGTAACCAGCGCTGCATCCCATAAATCCCGCCAGCTCATAAGGAGAATGCATCGCCTGAATCCGGCCGCTAAGATAGTGGTCACAGGTTGCTACGCCGAAATTGCTCGGGAAGAGATAAACTCCATTGAAGGGGTCAGCCTTGTGGTTAAAAATTCGGAAAAGGAGTTCCTGCCCCAGATTCTGGTCGGAGCGAGGGCTCCGTGGGCTCCTCCGCTATCCCCTTCCCCAGGAGCTACCAGGGCCTTTGTGAAAGTTCAAGATGGATGCAACAATTACTGCACTTACTGTATTATTCGGGTGGCTAGAGGACGGGAGAGAAGCCGCCCCCTTTCAGAAGTGGTAGAAGAGGTGAAAAGGTTAGCCGAGGCCGGCTATAAGGAAGTGGTACTGACTGGAATCCACCTTGGGGGATACGGCTGTGACCTGGGGGTTGATCTGGCAAGCCTTATAAAGGCCGTTCTGGAAGAAACCCCAATTCAACGGTTGAGGCTTTCTTCCATAGAACCCTGGGATATACCTCCGGGCTTTTTCTCCCTATGGCAGGATCGCCGGTTATGTCGGCACCTGCATCTTCCTCTCCAGAGCGGGTGCGATGAAACCTTAAAGAGAATGGGGCGACGTTACACTGCAGCCCAATACGCCCACCTTGTGGAAGAAGCTCGATCGTGGATTCCGGACCTGGCTGTAACCACCGATGTAATGGTGGGTTTCCCAGGGGAAACGTGGGAGGAATTCCGTCAGAGCCTTGAGTTCATAAAGAAAATGGAGTTTGCCCGCATCCATGTTTTTCCCTATTCCCCACGCCCTGGAACCCCAGCCGCAGCTATGAAAGGCCAAGTTTCCGGAAAAATTAAGAGGGAAAGAGAAAAGCTCGTGGCCGAAGTGGGCAAGGAAAGCGAAAGAGCTTTTCAATCGCGCTTCCTGGGCCGCACAATGGAAGTCCTGTGGGAAACACCGGAACACCGGGAGGGAAAATTCCTGTGTTCCGGCCTCACTGATAATTACATTCGGGTTTTCGCCTTCAGCCCATGTCCTCTATCTAACGTTATCACGCCTGTGCGCTTAGTAGCTCTCGGGGAGGAAAAGGGACCAGACTCTGAAGGACCGGAAAGAGGGGTGTGGGGGGTTCTTGAGGGAGTGCCGGCGCTCAAGGAGATGGCATGCGTGTCCTGA